In one Mucilaginibacter ginsenosidivorax genomic region, the following are encoded:
- a CDS encoding ThuA domain-containing protein, producing MKKTLFFITLILFATIGLKAQPKHFKVLALYENGGHHIAFSTRAIVWLNKLAAEKGFTIDYIQKPDKIDDELLSHYQLFLQLDYVPYGWPDKAVSAFQKYIAEGRGGWVGFHHATLLGEFDGFHEWQWFSDFMGGISWKNYIGTFAKGTVNVEDKQHPVMKGIPTSFRIEQEEWYTYDKSPRPNVHVLASVDESTYDPQGDIKMGDHPVVWTNEHVKARNVYIFMGHSPNLLDNPAWVKLVTNAILWAAGQ from the coding sequence ATGAAAAAAACACTATTCTTTATTACACTGATCCTTTTTGCCACGATTGGTTTGAAAGCCCAGCCTAAGCATTTTAAGGTGCTGGCCTTATACGAAAATGGCGGGCATCACATCGCCTTTTCAACCCGGGCGATTGTGTGGCTGAATAAACTGGCTGCCGAAAAGGGGTTTACTATTGATTATATCCAAAAGCCGGATAAAATTGACGACGAATTGTTAAGCCACTACCAATTGTTTTTGCAATTGGATTATGTGCCCTACGGCTGGCCCGACAAGGCCGTATCCGCTTTTCAAAAATATATTGCCGAAGGCAGGGGAGGATGGGTTGGATTTCACCATGCCACCTTACTTGGCGAATTTGACGGATTTCACGAATGGCAATGGTTTTCGGATTTTATGGGAGGCATCAGCTGGAAAAATTATATAGGCACATTTGCCAAAGGCACGGTGAATGTGGAAGATAAGCAGCACCCGGTTATGAAAGGCATACCAACATCCTTCCGGATTGAACAGGAGGAATGGTACACCTATGATAAAAGTCCCCGCCCAAATGTACATGTATTGGCAAGTGTTGATGAATCGACCTACGATCCACAAGGTGATATAAAAATGGGCGATCACCCTGTGGTGTGGACTAATGAGCATGTTAAGGCCCGTAATGTTTATATATTTATGGGGCACTCGCCAAACTTGCTGGATAACCCGGCCTGGGTAAAGCTGGTTACGAATGCTATTCTGTGGGCTGCAGGGCAATAA
- a CDS encoding DUF5009 domain-containing protein, giving the protein MNQLPKRLLSIDVLRAITMLLMIFVNDASGVKHIPEWIDHASGKADAMGFADTIFPAFLFIVGLSLPFAIKNRMNKGDSFSSMLTYVLTRSAALIIMGFFHVNLENYALTAGIIPQALWGILITIGFFLIWLDYPENMAKAKRYTLIGAGILLLIVMAIIYKGGEDGVIQGMRPYWWGILGIIGWAYLVCALVYLLAKGKMNILVIVLLAFVAINIARHAGVFKFKIPVLGDASAVCLVMGGVIISEIYALLVSKNKTQLLWVIFGATGLLLIVLGLLIRPYADGISKIRSTPAWIFICSGITLLFFELMIFLVDVKGKKNWFKLIWPAGTSTLTCYLMPYFQVYILKLFHLKYPDVFNNGAIGLVRSMATAFILIALVGLMEKKRLRLKI; this is encoded by the coding sequence ATGAACCAGCTCCCTAAACGCCTTTTATCAATTGATGTCCTCCGTGCCATCACTATGTTACTGATGATATTTGTTAATGATGCCAGCGGCGTAAAGCACATTCCCGAATGGATAGACCATGCCAGCGGTAAAGCCGATGCGATGGGTTTTGCTGATACCATATTTCCTGCTTTTTTGTTCATTGTCGGGCTTTCACTTCCCTTCGCCATTAAAAACAGGATGAATAAAGGCGATTCTTTTTCATCAATGCTAACCTATGTACTTACCCGTAGCGCTGCATTAATTATTATGGGCTTTTTCCATGTAAACCTGGAAAATTATGCGTTAACGGCGGGCATCATCCCGCAGGCACTATGGGGTATATTAATAACCATTGGTTTCTTCCTCATTTGGCTGGATTATCCCGAAAATATGGCCAAAGCAAAGCGGTACACCCTTATAGGCGCTGGGATTTTATTACTGATTGTAATGGCTATTATTTATAAGGGAGGCGAAGACGGTGTAATACAGGGCATGCGCCCTTATTGGTGGGGTATTTTGGGTATTATAGGCTGGGCTTACCTGGTATGCGCGTTGGTATATCTTTTGGCCAAAGGGAAAATGAATATCCTTGTAATTGTACTGCTCGCTTTTGTAGCTATAAATATTGCCAGGCATGCCGGTGTTTTCAAATTTAAAATTCCGGTACTGGGCGATGCATCGGCAGTATGCCTGGTAATGGGTGGTGTTATCATCTCCGAGATTTATGCTCTGCTTGTATCAAAAAATAAAACACAATTGTTGTGGGTAATATTTGGAGCAACAGGATTGCTGTTAATTGTATTAGGTTTATTAATCCGCCCGTATGCCGATGGAATTTCAAAAATACGCTCTACCCCCGCTTGGATCTTTATCTGCAGCGGCATTACCCTATTGTTTTTTGAATTGATGATTTTCCTGGTAGATGTTAAGGGTAAAAAGAATTGGTTTAAACTGATATGGCCGGCCGGCACCAGTACACTTACCTGTTACCTAATGCCCTATTTCCAGGTTTATATTTTGAAACTTTTTCACCTAAAGTATCCCGATGTATTTAACAACGGGGCCATTGGGTTGGTACGTTCCATGGCAACCGCTTTTATACTGATTGCCCTGGTTGGTTTAATGGAAAAGAAGCGCTTACGCTTGAAAATATAA
- a CDS encoding glycoside hydrolase family 9 protein: MFNKKLQSLFIVIALPGLAIAQNIKVVINQVGYEDTQAKKAIIVADKKYAVSSFELLDEADKAVFAGKSIYNGQVKGWKGREFYTVDFSSFSTAGNYRIVVDLPGKKVISYPFKIGKNVLEQATLSDVVYYFKGQRSAGEIDKADHHLLLAGKTTDTVDAHGGWYDATGDYGKHLSHLSFSLYFNPQQISLVVYSLFKTNELLNEKKVTDFRQINRRVLDEAIYGADYLVRMQTKNGSFYRSVSAPGPGKLAKDRVIRAEDASYRIKQTKDQTLKNDAQNNDWHRYQASYRSGGGIAIAALAMASTSKASGDFTNARYLQAAENAFKFLEANNKLMTFDGKENILDDYCALSAATELYKASKKPEYLLAATKRATNLLARLAAWKDYKNYWRADSTDRPFFHPSDAGMPVTSLVYYYPYADAEMQASIKKAIKSSFEFELKVTHEVNNPFGYSRQLVQDTLGNRRTSFFFPQGSDASPWWQGENARLSSMATAARLAAGLFIDDKPFHDQLETFAIDQLNWVLGLNPFDASMLQGTGHNNPAYGFFGTFEYTNAPGGIVNGITSGLYDENDIDFNLSYAQIHKDYDWRWAEQWLPHTAWYLLAVALHE; the protein is encoded by the coding sequence ATGTTCAATAAAAAATTACAATCGCTATTCATCGTAATCGCCCTTCCGGGCCTGGCTATTGCTCAAAATATAAAAGTAGTTATCAACCAGGTAGGCTATGAGGATACACAGGCAAAAAAAGCAATTATAGTTGCCGACAAAAAATACGCTGTCAGTTCATTTGAGTTGCTTGATGAGGCTGATAAAGCCGTTTTTGCCGGAAAGTCAATATATAATGGCCAGGTGAAAGGTTGGAAGGGCAGGGAGTTTTACACAGTTGATTTTAGCAGCTTCAGCACCGCTGGTAATTACAGGATAGTGGTTGATTTGCCTGGCAAAAAAGTCATTTCTTATCCGTTCAAAATTGGTAAAAATGTATTAGAGCAGGCTACCCTGAGCGATGTGGTTTACTATTTTAAAGGGCAGCGCAGTGCGGGCGAAATTGATAAGGCTGATCATCACCTGCTTTTGGCCGGCAAAACTACCGATACGGTTGACGCCCACGGCGGCTGGTATGATGCTACCGGCGATTATGGAAAACACTTATCTCACCTGTCGTTTTCATTGTATTTTAATCCGCAGCAAATATCATTGGTAGTTTATAGCCTGTTTAAAACAAACGAGTTGCTCAATGAAAAAAAAGTGACCGATTTTAGGCAGATCAACCGCCGGGTTTTGGATGAGGCCATTTATGGTGCCGATTACCTGGTACGTATGCAGACTAAAAATGGCTCGTTTTACCGGTCGGTATCCGCTCCGGGCCCCGGTAAGTTGGCAAAGGATAGGGTGATCAGGGCCGAAGATGCATCTTACCGTATCAAGCAAACCAAAGATCAAACGTTAAAAAACGATGCGCAAAATAATGATTGGCACCGCTACCAGGCCAGTTACCGGTCGGGCGGGGGAATTGCTATTGCCGCACTGGCTATGGCTTCAACCTCAAAAGCAAGCGGTGATTTTACCAACGCCCGGTATTTGCAGGCCGCCGAAAACGCTTTTAAATTCCTGGAAGCCAATAATAAACTCATGACTTTTGACGGTAAAGAAAATATCCTCGACGATTATTGCGCCTTAAGCGCAGCCACAGAATTGTATAAAGCCAGTAAAAAGCCGGAATATTTGCTTGCTGCTACCAAACGGGCCACTAACTTATTAGCCCGTTTAGCAGCATGGAAGGATTATAAAAACTACTGGCGCGCTGATAGTACCGACAGACCGTTCTTTCATCCATCAGACGCAGGTATGCCTGTAACCAGCCTGGTTTATTATTATCCTTATGCCGATGCAGAGATGCAGGCGTCCATTAAAAAAGCTATCAAAAGCTCGTTTGAGTTTGAGTTGAAAGTGACACACGAAGTGAATAATCCATTTGGCTACAGCCGCCAGCTGGTACAGGATACCCTGGGTAACAGGCGCACCTCGTTCTTCTTCCCGCAAGGCAGCGACGCCTCGCCATGGTGGCAGGGTGAGAATGCCCGTTTATCATCAATGGCGACGGCTGCGAGGCTTGCCGCCGGTTTGTTTATCGATGATAAGCCATTTCATGATCAATTGGAAACTTTTGCGATTGATCAATTGAACTGGGTATTAGGCCTCAATCCGTTTGATGCCAGTATGCTGCAGGGCACCGGGCACAATAACCCCGCTTACGGTTTTTTTGGCACGTTTGAATATACCAATGCACCGGGAGGCATTGTAAATGGTATTACATCGGGCCTGTATGATGAAAATGATATCGACTTTAATTTGTCATATGCCCAGATTCACAAGGATTATGACTGGCGCTGGGCCGAGCAATGGCTGCCGCATACGGCCTGGTACCTGCTTGCCGTTGCCCTGCACGAGTAA
- a CDS encoding glycoside hydrolase family 18 protein, which produces MNYLILKKAAMPKALLCLLVFLIPAFTLKAQVKKHRYVVIGYVGGYKGITDMSMVNPEKLTHINYAFVNVRNNRAWLTHEKTDTVNFRNLLLLKNKNPDLKILISVGGWTWSKNFSDAALTDTSRKAFAASAVNIIRKYKLDGVDIDWEYPGLQGDNNVVRKEDEHNYTLMFEDLRKELDVLEKETGDKKLLTAATGGFKRFLQHTEMAKVASYLNYINLMTYDYLQDSLGMAVHHTNLFASDKYKTLNSADMAVSDYLAQGVPASKLVMGIAFYGRSVIVNDSAHNGIGMKTSGRAPAGGYTRLKDSLLNRNGFIYYRDSTAGAPYLFKASTKQFISFDDEWSVKNKCQYMVDHQMAGVMFWEYADDKKEYLLDAIDEKLEAK; this is translated from the coding sequence ATGAACTATTTAATTTTAAAAAAGGCTGCCATGCCAAAGGCACTGCTTTGCTTATTAGTTTTTTTAATACCAGCCTTTACCCTTAAAGCCCAGGTTAAAAAGCACAGATATGTAGTTATTGGCTACGTTGGCGGCTACAAAGGCATTACCGATATGAGCATGGTAAACCCGGAAAAACTTACCCATATTAATTATGCATTTGTAAATGTGCGCAACAACCGGGCATGGCTTACGCACGAAAAAACAGATACCGTCAACTTCCGCAACCTTTTGTTGTTAAAAAACAAAAATCCCGACCTTAAGATACTGATATCTGTTGGCGGCTGGACCTGGAGCAAAAACTTTTCAGACGCGGCGCTAACCGATACTTCACGTAAAGCCTTCGCGGCCAGCGCGGTTAATATTATCAGAAAATACAAACTGGACGGCGTTGACATAGACTGGGAATACCCTGGCCTACAGGGCGACAATAACGTGGTGCGCAAAGAAGATGAGCATAACTACACCCTGATGTTTGAGGATTTAAGAAAAGAGCTTGATGTACTTGAAAAAGAAACAGGCGATAAAAAACTGCTAACTGCCGCAACCGGAGGATTTAAGCGCTTTTTACAGCATACCGAAATGGCTAAAGTAGCATCGTACCTGAATTACATTAACCTGATGACCTATGATTATTTGCAGGACAGTTTGGGCATGGCCGTACATCATACCAACCTGTTTGCATCTGATAAGTATAAAACCCTCAACTCGGCAGATATGGCGGTATCTGATTACCTTGCCCAGGGCGTACCCGCAAGCAAGCTGGTAATGGGAATTGCGTTTTACGGCCGATCTGTTATTGTAAACGATTCGGCACACAATGGTATAGGCATGAAAACCAGCGGGCGGGCACCTGCCGGCGGATATACGCGCCTTAAGGATAGCCTGCTTAACCGCAATGGTTTTATTTATTATCGCGATAGCACCGCAGGCGCCCCTTACCTGTTTAAAGCAAGCACCAAACAGTTCATCTCTTTTGATGATGAGTGGTCGGTAAAAAACAAATGCCAGTATATGGTTGATCACCAGATGGCCGGCGTAATGTTTTGGGAATATGCCGATGATAAAAAGGAGTATTTACTGGATGCTATAGATGAAAAGCTGGAGGCTAAATAA
- a CDS encoding carboxypeptidase regulatory-like domain-containing protein — protein sequence MKKGIVFLLMILPFICLAQVNISGRVINQANGEPVSSASIFLSNATIGTKTSNDGSFTLNKVKTGKYNLVVSIIGFESYHQVIIVNNIGITLPDIHIIPKTISLMEVKIKPQNNASRQRNIQLFINEFIGTSALARECKLLNPDMLDVDFDEATNTLTASSVDFLVIENRGLGYRLKYLLADFYNNRNYYGSFKTHFEGSVLFEEIKGMPAEEKRWKKNREQVYENSPMHFLRAVITNQVEEEGFRVFQYANEPNPERPGDDLITAKINQFTKLKATNNKRYTDSLSYWLKKSKLDKTYLNLRNFFLNQSDILKPTDVTKMYALNCEMDGLHVTYNKDHHFSKNGALNHLNEFYNTETSLITFNTPYALVDNNGGLVDPNSLSYSGAWTHYRVAELLPVDYEPLQHAPTAPTSVLPEEAMAKLKNYAEIRVNEKAYLHFDKPYYATGDTIYFKAYITQGDNHEPTRTSGILHVDFINTADKIDRSVKLKIADGVAWGDIALPDSLPKGNYRIRAYTNWMRNDGDDNYFEQTIPIASTNENEVFENSVVKKSNSINAPADIQFFPEGGRLINGVKSKIAFKTTLPSGLGGDITGTVLDDDDKQVAGFSSAHLGMGYFYLTPQQGKGYKAKLTHANGATSTVNLPIAENKGLVLSINNDSIPKATARIEASKAYFEEHKNQDYTLLVWSGGIITPIACKLDKPVVEVDILKRKLFTGIAKVTLFSPGSEPLAERLIFVQNYNRLSLNVSTDKPDYTKRGKVNISLNVQNRAGDAAEGHFSVAVTDAEKVGIDENDQNSIFASLLLTSELKGYVEKPNYYFNNITAETTANLDLVMLTHGYRRFEWKPILTNTYPEVTYQPETGLNISGVAKSIWGNPLNKGLVSLLPRGGGQIINQLTGTDGSFNFNNLMFNDSTRFILQAATSKNGNNTVLTLKKEQPGPIVTTNNTGNKNEADWLMTAYINNSKKQQESASKFNSKKVINLKEVKIKTVKRYNNYRSSALGGPGGADIVVRREELERSNLDIRNVILQKFHGHTAGYVLVDGVPGMDPSDLNIRDIETMELFYGPSAAIYGIQGGHGVLVITTRQGGGLQAKDILSKGILPITVAGFYKAREFYSPKYDGPATNQPDLRSTIYWNPEVITDKDGKANFSFFNADGTGKYRVIIEGIDSEGNIGRQVHTYVVN from the coding sequence ATGAAAAAAGGCATTGTTTTTTTACTGATGATATTGCCCTTTATATGCCTGGCGCAGGTAAATATATCGGGCAGGGTTATTAACCAGGCCAATGGCGAACCTGTAAGTAGTGCCAGTATTTTTTTAAGCAATGCCACCATCGGTACAAAAACTTCAAACGACGGGAGTTTCACTTTAAATAAAGTTAAAACCGGCAAGTACAACCTGGTGGTATCCATTATCGGCTTTGAAAGCTACCACCAGGTTATTATAGTTAACAACATTGGGATAACACTGCCAGATATCCACATTATTCCTAAAACCATCAGTTTGATGGAGGTGAAAATAAAGCCGCAAAACAATGCCAGCCGGCAACGCAACATCCAATTATTTATCAATGAGTTTATAGGCACATCTGCATTGGCCAGGGAGTGTAAACTCCTTAATCCCGACATGTTGGATGTTGATTTTGATGAGGCTACCAATACGCTAACTGCATCGTCTGTTGATTTCCTGGTTATTGAAAACCGAGGACTGGGTTATCGCCTAAAATACCTGCTTGCAGATTTTTATAATAACCGCAACTATTACGGTAGTTTTAAAACACACTTTGAGGGCTCCGTTCTTTTCGAGGAAATAAAAGGTATGCCGGCCGAAGAAAAACGATGGAAGAAAAACAGGGAACAGGTTTATGAAAACTCGCCTATGCATTTTTTACGGGCGGTTATAACCAACCAGGTTGAAGAGGAAGGTTTCAGGGTATTTCAATATGCTAATGAACCAAACCCGGAACGTCCTGGTGATGATTTGATAACTGCTAAAATAAATCAGTTTACAAAGCTGAAAGCAACAAATAACAAACGATATACCGACTCGCTCTCCTACTGGCTTAAAAAATCAAAACTTGATAAAACCTATTTAAACCTCAGGAACTTTTTCCTTAATCAATCGGATATTTTAAAGCCAACTGATGTAACCAAAATGTACGCGCTTAACTGCGAAATGGATGGCTTACATGTAACCTATAATAAAGACCATCATTTCAGTAAAAACGGCGCGTTAAATCACCTGAACGAATTTTACAATACCGAAACCTCACTAATTACTTTTAATACGCCTTATGCGTTGGTTGATAATAACGGCGGCCTGGTTGATCCTAACAGTTTATCGTACAGCGGCGCTTGGACTCATTACCGTGTTGCCGAGCTATTGCCTGTTGATTACGAGCCGCTACAACACGCACCAACTGCACCAACATCCGTTTTACCCGAGGAAGCTATGGCCAAATTAAAAAACTACGCCGAAATACGTGTCAACGAAAAAGCATACCTGCATTTTGACAAACCATATTATGCAACCGGCGACACCATTTACTTTAAGGCGTACATAACCCAGGGCGACAATCATGAACCAACCAGGACAAGTGGTATATTACACGTCGACTTTATCAACACAGCCGATAAGATTGACCGATCTGTCAAATTAAAAATTGCCGACGGCGTAGCTTGGGGCGATATCGCGCTTCCAGATTCATTACCAAAAGGAAACTACAGGATAAGGGCTTACACCAACTGGATGCGTAACGATGGTGACGACAATTATTTTGAGCAAACAATACCTATTGCATCAACCAATGAAAACGAGGTATTTGAAAACAGTGTGGTTAAAAAATCAAATAGCATTAATGCGCCAGCCGATATTCAGTTTTTCCCGGAAGGAGGCAGGCTAATTAACGGTGTAAAAAGCAAAATAGCCTTTAAGACGACATTGCCATCTGGCCTTGGTGGCGATATTACCGGCACGGTGCTCGATGATGATGATAAACAGGTGGCCGGGTTTTCATCGGCACATTTAGGGATGGGGTATTTTTACCTGACGCCACAACAAGGCAAAGGTTACAAAGCAAAATTAACTCATGCCAACGGTGCAACAAGTACGGTGAACTTGCCCATTGCCGAAAACAAGGGCCTTGTGTTATCAATAAACAATGATTCGATACCTAAAGCTACCGCCCGGATAGAAGCAAGCAAAGCTTATTTTGAAGAACATAAAAACCAGGATTACACGCTGCTTGTCTGGTCGGGCGGGATAATTACCCCGATAGCCTGCAAATTAGATAAGCCTGTTGTAGAAGTTGATATTTTAAAACGGAAATTATTCACAGGGATAGCTAAGGTTACCTTGTTTTCGCCAGGTAGCGAACCTTTGGCCGAGCGGTTGATTTTTGTGCAAAACTATAACCGGTTAAGCTTAAACGTAAGTACTGATAAACCAGACTATACTAAACGAGGAAAAGTAAACATCAGCCTAAACGTACAAAACAGGGCCGGTGATGCGGCAGAAGGACATTTTTCTGTTGCTGTAACTGATGCAGAAAAGGTAGGCATTGACGAAAATGATCAAAACTCGATATTCGCCAGCCTGCTATTAACCAGCGAACTTAAGGGATACGTAGAAAAGCCTAACTATTATTTCAACAACATTACAGCCGAAACCACAGCCAACCTTGACCTGGTAATGCTAACGCACGGGTATCGCCGGTTTGAATGGAAACCGATATTGACAAATACCTATCCCGAGGTGACTTATCAGCCCGAGACCGGGCTTAATATCAGCGGCGTAGCAAAAAGTATATGGGGAAATCCGCTAAACAAGGGCCTTGTATCGCTTTTACCACGCGGCGGCGGACAAATAATTAACCAGCTTACCGGAACTGATGGCAGTTTTAACTTTAATAATTTGATGTTTAATGATAGTACCCGTTTCATTTTACAGGCAGCAACTTCAAAAAACGGGAACAACACCGTACTCACCCTAAAAAAAGAACAGCCAGGGCCCATTGTAACAACAAATAACACAGGCAACAAAAATGAAGCTGACTGGCTGATGACAGCTTATATTAACAACAGTAAAAAGCAACAGGAAAGTGCTTCGAAATTTAACAGCAAAAAAGTCATCAACCTTAAAGAAGTAAAAATAAAAACAGTAAAAAGATACAATAATTATCGCTCATCGGCTTTAGGCGGGCCAGGCGGCGCAGATATCGTTGTACGTCGCGAAGAATTGGAACGATCAAACCTGGATATCAGGAATGTGATATTACAAAAATTTCATGGACACACAGCAGGGTACGTACTCGTTGATGGTGTACCCGGAATGGACCCAAGTGACCTGAATATACGCGACATTGAAACCATGGAGTTATTTTACGGCCCTTCGGCTGCCATTTACGGAATACAAGGTGGCCATGGTGTTTTAGTAATAACAACCAGGCAAGGTGGGGGATTGCAGGCTAAAGACATTCTATCAAAAGGGATCCTCCCCATCACAGTTGCCGGCTTTTACAAAGCCCGTGAATTTTACAGCCCAAAATATGATGGCCCTGCAACTAATCAACCCGATTTACGCAGTACCATTTATTGGAATCCCGAGGTAATAACCGATAAGGATGGTAAAGCAAACTTTAGCTTTTTTAACGCCGACGGAACCGGCAAATACCGTGTTATTATTGAAGGTATTGATAGCGAAGGCAATATAGGCAGGCAGGTGCATACATATGTAGTAAATTAA